A window of the Planococcus citri chromosome 4, ihPlaCitr1.1, whole genome shotgun sequence genome harbors these coding sequences:
- the LOC135843557 gene encoding inositol monophosphatase 1 has translation MTHNLENYLEVACGLTKEVGQIIRNKIWVDKQSVVTKEHKHDFVTETDQEVEKLLITGLSAQFPDHKFIGEETTSSGVKSEFTDDPTWIIDPVDGTLNFVHGYPNVCVSIGLTINKELVVGIIYVPVPDLLFTAIKGQGAFLNGKQIHVSKAKDLSDSLLVLELSGGASDEQRRAAYVHYVTSFLPQVHGIRSSGSAAYNMATVALGAGDCYFEIGIHAWDMAAGAIIVREAGGVVLDTLGGELDLMSRRVLCAATPELAKQVVPYIKQTSPARDD, from the exons atgacaCATAACTTGGAGAATTATTTAGAGGTGGCTTGCGGTCTAACGAAGGAAGTCGGACAA ATCATACGAAACAAAATTTGGGTTGATAAACAATCAGTAGTTACCAAAGAACATAAACACGATTTCGTTACTGAAACTGATCAAGAAGTGGAAAAGTTACTCATTACTGGACTAAGTGCTCAGTTCCCTGATCATAA ATTCATCGGAGAAGAAACTACGTCTTCTGGTGTAAAATCTGAATTCACCGATGATCCTACTTGGATTATAGATCCGGTCGATGGTACGTTGAATTTCGTACACGGTTATCCCAACGTTTGTGTTTCCATTGGTCTCACTATCAATAAAGAATTGGTCGTTGGAATTATCTACGTACCTGTACCTGATCTCTTATTCACCGCTATCAAAGGACAAGGTGCTTTTCTGAATGGAAAACAAATCCACGTTTCTAAAGCTAAAG ATTTATCTGATTCGTTGCTTGTACTGGAATTATCCGGAGGAGCTTCGGATGAACAACGAAGAGCAGCTTACGTACATTACGTTACTTCTTTTCTCCCACAGGTTCATGG GATACGATCGTCTGGTTCAGCCGCCTATAATATGGCTACGGTAGCTCTGGGTGCTGGTGATTGTTATTTTGAAATAGGCATCCATGCTTGGGACATGGCTGCCGGTGCTATAATCGTACGAGAAGCTGGTGGAGTTGTGCTCGATACCTTAG GTGGCGAATTGGACCTAATGAGTAGACGAGTTTTGTGCGCCGCTACTCCGGAATTGGCTAAGCAAGTTGTGCCATATATTAAACAAACGTCTCCTGCTCGCGATGATTAA